A genomic region of Ktedonobacteraceae bacterium contains the following coding sequences:
- the purQ gene encoding phosphoribosylformylglycinamidine synthase I → MTRALVLRAPGINCDRETAHACRLVGFETELVHINHLLRAPERLLAFDFLVIPGGFSYGDDLGAGTLLAKNLTVHFGQQLHQFIDEGRPVLGICNGFQVLVRAGLLPGQIVDSPNIADTKTSTQVCSLTDNASAQFECRWIRLAIHQSSCIFTRDEGQVIELPVAHGEGRFVMVNSQSLARLRSNGQIPLVYTELESMAIRNRDDIDRAIPYPNNPNGSSGNIAGICNVRGNVLGLMPHPERYVNALQHPQHRGRENGEGDGLLIFKNAFEYARQQERIVL, encoded by the coding sequence ATGACAAGGGCGCTCGTATTGCGCGCACCCGGCATCAATTGTGATCGCGAAACGGCACATGCATGTCGCCTGGTTGGCTTCGAGACTGAACTTGTACATATCAATCACCTGCTCAGGGCACCCGAACGTCTCTTAGCGTTTGACTTCCTTGTCATTCCAGGAGGCTTCTCCTATGGCGATGACCTTGGTGCTGGCACATTGCTGGCAAAAAATCTTACCGTTCATTTTGGCCAGCAACTGCACCAATTTATTGACGAAGGACGCCCCGTACTTGGCATCTGCAACGGTTTCCAGGTACTTGTTCGCGCCGGACTGCTCCCCGGTCAAATCGTCGATTCTCCCAACATTGCTGATACAAAGACTTCCACCCAGGTTTGCAGCCTCACTGATAATGCTTCAGCTCAATTTGAATGCCGCTGGATCAGGCTTGCCATACATCAAAGCTCCTGCATTTTCACACGTGATGAAGGACAGGTGATCGAATTGCCGGTGGCCCATGGCGAAGGCCGATTTGTTATGGTCAACTCCCAATCTTTGGCCCGGCTACGGTCAAACGGCCAGATTCCACTTGTCTATACAGAGCTAGAGTCTATGGCTATAAGAAATCGCGACGATATTGACCGGGCCATCCCTTACCCGAATAATCCTAATGGCTCCTCCGGCAATATCGCGGGCATCTGCAATGTGCGAGGCAATGTGCTTGGTTTGATGCCACATCCTGAACGATACGTCAACGCGCTCCAACATCCTCAGCACCGTGGGAGGGAGAATGGAGAGGGCGATGGCCTGCTCATCTTCAAAAATGCTTTCGAGTATGCCAGGCAGCAAGAGAGGATAGTGCTGTGA
- the purM gene encoding phosphoribosylformylglycinamidine cyclo-ligase codes for MPQEMDKSLNTDSVYAASGVDIAAADRTRRLMRDAVKATQGNSVLAGMGAFAGILDASSIQNMKHPALVASTDGAGTKTLLAAQAGRFDTIGFDLVHHSVNDLLAQGATPLFFMDYLAMGKLDPEQAATIVRGVALACQEVGCTLLGGETAEMPDVYLPEAFDLAGTIVGIVERDEIIDGSSIAPGDVLLGLPSNGLHTNGYSLARRVFAPFSLETVFPELGEPLVDALLRPHRCYLREIQALREFLEKKTTNRPAMKGLVHITGGGFEGNISRILPAGTQAVVETSSWSVPPLFRLIAQLGHVSQEEMYRTLNMGIGMVMVLSPQDAEATLGFLPEASTIGFIREGEGVVVDFSVL; via the coding sequence ATGCCACAGGAAATGGACAAATCTCTTAATACAGATAGCGTCTATGCTGCCAGCGGAGTTGACATCGCAGCCGCGGACCGCACCAGGAGGCTCATGCGTGATGCAGTCAAGGCCACGCAGGGCAATAGCGTGCTGGCAGGGATGGGAGCATTTGCCGGCATTCTTGACGCGAGCAGTATTCAGAACATGAAGCACCCGGCGCTTGTTGCTTCAACCGATGGTGCCGGCACCAAGACTTTACTGGCAGCACAGGCGGGCAGGTTCGATACCATCGGTTTTGACCTCGTGCATCATTCCGTGAATGACCTGCTGGCGCAGGGAGCTACGCCGCTCTTTTTCATGGACTACCTGGCGATGGGAAAACTTGATCCCGAACAGGCAGCGACAATTGTGCGCGGCGTCGCCCTGGCCTGCCAGGAGGTTGGCTGCACATTGCTCGGTGGCGAAACGGCCGAGATGCCCGATGTGTACCTGCCAGAAGCATTCGATCTTGCCGGAACGATTGTCGGCATTGTCGAGCGAGATGAGATTATTGACGGATCATCCATTGCTCCTGGCGACGTGCTGCTTGGCCTGCCATCGAACGGCTTGCACACTAATGGCTACTCGCTGGCACGACGTGTTTTCGCGCCATTTTCGCTCGAGACAGTTTTTCCTGAGCTGGGCGAGCCGCTGGTTGATGCTCTGCTACGTCCACATCGCTGCTACCTGCGCGAAATACAGGCACTGCGCGAGTTTTTAGAGAAAAAGACCACGAATCGCCCTGCGATGAAGGGTCTGGTACATATTACGGGAGGTGGGTTTGAGGGAAATATCAGCCGTATTTTGCCCGCCGGAACCCAGGCTGTAGTAGAAACAAGTTCATGGAGCGTTCCACCTCTCTTCCGGTTGATCGCCCAGCTGGGCCATGTTAGCCAGGAAGAGATGTACCGCACGCTGAACATGGGTATCGGCATGGTAATGGTCTTATCGCCTCAAGACGCTGAGGCAACATTGGGCTTTCTCCCTGAAGCGAGTACAATTGG